One genomic segment of Oreochromis aureus strain Israel breed Guangdong linkage group 9, ZZ_aureus, whole genome shotgun sequence includes these proteins:
- the sox17 gene encoding transcription factor SOX-17 produces MSSPDAGYASDDQTQGRCTLSVMMPGMGHCQWADPLSPLGDTKVKNEPCASSSGSQNRGKSEPRIRRPMNAFMVWAKDERKRLAQQNPDLHNAELSKMLGKSWKSLPITEKQPFVEEAERLRVQHMQDHPNYKYRPRRRKQVKRIKRLDSGFLVHGVSDHTASSMPGESRVCVDSLGIGYHEHSFQVPPQPLSHYRDAQALGGPSYETYSLPTPDTSPLDAVESESMFFPPHSQEDCHMMPAYSYQSQAAEFQPQDPLSNHHSNAIVHRHPASAQEQPPQLPPSYMGCPNPLAMYYTHHCNPSHTKRHPGGAGQLSPPPDAHPHSADSVEQMHHSDLIGEVDRSEFEQYLSSSSARADMTGLPYGSHEAGMQGPESLISSVLSDASTAVYYCSYNNS; encoded by the exons ATGAGTAGTCCCGATGCGGGTTACGCCAGCGACGATCAGACCCAGGGAAGGTGTACGCTGTCAGTCATGATGCCTGGAATGGGACACTGCCAGTGGGCCGACCCTCTCAGTCCTCTTGGGGACACAAAAGTGAAAAACGAGCCGTGCGCGTCCAGCTCCGGCAGCCAGAATCGCGGGAAAAGCGAACCTCGGATCCGACGGCCCATGAATGCGTTTATGGTCTGGGCAAAGGATGAGCGCAAGAGACTGGCGCAGCAAAACCCGGACCTGCACAACGCAGAGCTGAGCAAAATGCTGG GGAAATCATGGAAATCGCTTCCTATAACAGAAAAGCAGCCTTTTGTGGAAGAGGCAGAGCGGCTGCGGGTCCAGCACATGCAGGACCACCCCAACTACAAGTACCGGCCCCGGCGGCGGAAGCAGGTGAAGAGGATTAAGAGGCTGGACTCGGGCTTTCTGGTCCACGGCGTGTCAGATCACACGGCCTCATCGATGCCCGGGGAGAGCAGGGTGTGTGTGGATAGCCTTGGCATTGGCTACCATGAGCACAGCTTCCAGGTTCCTCCACAGCCGCTCAGTCACTACCGTGATGCTCAGGCTCTTGGAGGCCCCTCTTATGAAACCTACAGCCTGCCCACGCCTGACACCTCTCCTCTGGACGCTGTGGAGTCAGAGTCCATGTTCTTTCCTCCACATTCACAAGAGGATTGTCACATGATGCCTGCATACTCTTACCAGTCACAAGCCGCAGAATTTCAGCCCCAGGACCCCCTCTCCAACCACCACAGCAACGCCATCGTGCACCGACACCCAGCCTCGGCTCAAGAGCAGCCCCCTCAGCTCCCCCCTTCGTACATGGGGTGCCCCAACCCTTTAGCAATGTATTACACTCACCACTGCAATCCCAGTCACACCAAACGGCACCCCGGTGGAGCAGGACAGCTCTCCCCACCTCCTGACGCTCACCCTCACTCAGCAGACAGCGTGGAGCAGATGCACCACTCTGACCTGATAGGTGAGGTAGACCGCAGCGAGTTCGAGCAGTATTTGAGTTCCTCTTCAGCGCGTGCGGACATGACAGGCTTGCCGTACGGGTCACACGAGGCAGGCATGCAAGGACCTGAAAGCCTCATATCATCGGTGCTGTCAGACGCCAGCACAGCTGTGTATTACTGTAGCTACAACAACTCCTAA